The Edaphobacter sp. 12200R-103 genome contains a region encoding:
- a CDS encoding NupC/NupG family nucleoside CNT transporter: protein MHRFTGLLGLIVFLGLAYVFSYDRRAIRWRTVAWGLGLQIVFAFLVIKWSFGQTILHTASSAVTGLLSHAVDGSSMVFGPLGTPGSPLAIFAFAVLPTIIFISAFFALLYHIGFMQQVIRVVAWIMQRTMGTSGAESTNVAASIFMGQTEAPLTIRPFLDGATRSELMTIMTSGMAHVSGGIMAAYISFGINAQDLLSAVIMTAPGTILVAKMLVPETEQPATAGTVKMPPNEEHKNDNFIAAIARGTIDGGKLAFNVAIMLISFLALVGLMNAIMLGISNFLWAHGHIPFPHSLNSVLGVIGAPVAWLIGIPWHEAPAIGNLLGTRAVLNEFVAYTQLGLQKSQLSPRTFSIATFALCGFANIGSIGMQIGGIGALVPNRRNDLARLGLRAMLAGTMANLLSASIVSMLIR from the coding sequence TTGCATCGATTCACCGGACTTTTAGGACTCATCGTCTTCCTCGGGCTTGCTTACGTTTTTTCGTACGACCGCCGCGCGATCCGCTGGCGCACTGTCGCCTGGGGGCTCGGGCTCCAGATTGTCTTCGCATTCCTGGTCATCAAGTGGAGCTTCGGGCAGACGATTCTCCACACGGCCAGCAGTGCCGTTACCGGGCTTCTTTCTCACGCCGTCGATGGCTCCTCCATGGTCTTCGGGCCTCTGGGCACGCCGGGGAGCCCGCTGGCGATCTTCGCCTTCGCCGTGCTGCCGACGATCATCTTCATCTCCGCTTTCTTCGCCCTGCTCTATCACATCGGTTTCATGCAGCAGGTCATCCGGGTAGTCGCCTGGATCATGCAGCGGACGATGGGGACCAGCGGCGCTGAATCGACCAATGTGGCAGCCTCCATCTTTATGGGGCAGACCGAGGCTCCTCTTACCATTCGCCCCTTTCTCGATGGAGCGACCCGCTCCGAGCTGATGACCATCATGACCTCGGGCATGGCCCATGTCTCCGGCGGAATTATGGCCGCTTATATCAGCTTCGGGATCAACGCGCAGGATCTTCTTTCCGCGGTCATCATGACTGCGCCCGGCACCATCCTCGTGGCCAAGATGCTTGTACCGGAAACGGAGCAACCCGCCACCGCCGGAACGGTGAAGATGCCGCCCAATGAAGAGCACAAGAACGACAACTTCATTGCCGCCATCGCTCGCGGCACCATCGATGGCGGCAAACTGGCCTTCAATGTAGCCATCATGCTGATCAGCTTTCTCGCCCTGGTCGGGTTGATGAACGCTATCATGCTGGGCATCTCAAATTTCCTGTGGGCACACGGACACATTCCCTTTCCTCATTCGCTCAACTCGGTCCTCGGCGTCATCGGCGCGCCCGTTGCCTGGTTGATCGGGATCCCCTGGCACGAGGCCCCGGCGATCGGCAACCTGCTGGGAACGCGCGCCGTGCTCAACGAGTTCGTCGCATATACGCAGCTAGGGCTGCAGAAGTCGCAGCTCTCGCCGCGAACCTTCTCCATCGCGACCTTCGCCCTATGCGGCTTCGCCAACATAGGCTCCATCGGAATGCAGATCGGAGGAATCGGAGCACTGGTTCCCAACCGGCGCAACGATCTTGCCCGGCTTGGCCTGCGCGCCATGCTGGCAGGAACCATGGCGAACCTCCTTTCCGCATCCATCGTCTCCATGCTGATTCGATAG